The following coding sequences lie in one Planococcus lenghuensis genomic window:
- the ltrA gene encoding group II intron reverse transcriptase/maturase codes for MYQESKEGKSLNGLYEVIINDQTIITAIHDIKSNKGSMTAGIDNKTINHFLQMPREKLIRTVRRAMENYNPQPARRKHIPKGNTGKTRPLGIPTMLDRIIQQCIKIVIEPIIEAKLYEHSYGFRPYRSTHHAIARVAHLINIGRYEYVIEGDIKGYFDNIDHAVLMRKLHKIGIIDKRVLALIKKMLKSGIIEEDFKFHDTDKGTPQGGIISPILANVYLNDFDWTVSSRYENPYFADEFSNVKNARRKFRKVGRQPVFLVRYADDWVIFTKTKEQAEKQLEYLKRYFKAKLNLELSEEKTVITDLKENRMKFLGFQVELAKPRKSIGRTGNAKKHELYARILPDMKKVRTKTAEILKDIKQIRRTQCDYQKAVIIEKVNSKIVGLSEYYKTAVWTEIFDSLDHKVFVTSHYTWKKLYRNQNNGKNKAKLKRYSELSNRRKRHEGYTAETHAVEVEGEWVGITKFLHTKSEDPQCFNQNLTPYTVEGRELYYKNAKKNQSLNRLPLYDKNEDVFRIAKRNMLKSDKKNLRKYNFEFYMNREYAFNRDRGKCKVCAGDILPVELQCHHISPTLPLDEVNKITNLASLHKKCHELVHGTSVPEDTKIAKKVEKYRAKLIGDIS; via the coding sequence TATGACAGCGGGCATTGATAATAAGACCATCAACCATTTTCTACAAATGCCCAGAGAGAAACTCATTCGGACGGTACGGAGAGCGATGGAGAACTATAATCCTCAACCCGCCAGAAGAAAACATATTCCGAAAGGAAATACGGGTAAAACTAGACCCCTCGGTATTCCAACTATGTTGGATAGAATCATCCAACAGTGCATTAAAATTGTTATAGAACCCATAATAGAGGCAAAACTCTACGAGCATAGTTACGGATTTAGACCTTACAGGTCTACACACCATGCTATCGCAAGAGTTGCTCATCTAATTAACATTGGGAGATATGAATACGTCATTGAAGGAGATATAAAAGGCTACTTCGATAATATTGACCATGCTGTGCTAATGCGTAAATTGCACAAAATTGGGATTATTGATAAACGCGTTCTCGCGTTAATCAAGAAAATGCTGAAATCGGGGATTATCGAGGAAGATTTCAAATTCCACGATACCGACAAAGGTACACCGCAAGGTGGTATTATCAGCCCTATTCTCGCAAATGTGTATTTGAACGATTTTGATTGGACTGTCTCCAGCAGGTATGAAAATCCATACTTTGCGGATGAATTCTCGAACGTCAAAAATGCTCGTAGGAAATTTCGGAAGGTAGGTAGGCAACCTGTATTTCTAGTTAGATACGCAGATGACTGGGTGATCTTCACGAAAACGAAAGAACAAGCCGAAAAGCAATTGGAGTATCTGAAAAGATACTTCAAGGCGAAATTGAATCTTGAACTTTCGGAAGAAAAGACTGTCATCACTGACCTTAAAGAAAATAGAATGAAATTTCTCGGCTTCCAAGTTGAATTGGCCAAACCTCGAAAGAGCATAGGCAGAACTGGAAATGCTAAGAAACATGAGTTATATGCCAGAATTCTACCTGATATGAAAAAGGTTAGAACAAAAACGGCAGAGATTCTAAAGGACATTAAGCAGATTAGGAGAACACAATGCGACTATCAGAAAGCTGTGATAATCGAGAAAGTGAACTCTAAAATCGTTGGTTTATCTGAATATTACAAGACAGCGGTCTGGACAGAAATTTTTGACTCCTTAGACCATAAAGTCTTCGTTACCAGTCACTACACGTGGAAGAAACTCTATCGCAACCAGAACAATGGTAAAAATAAAGCTAAACTGAAAAGATATTCCGAACTTTCTAACCGACGCAAGAGACACGAAGGCTATACCGCCGAAACTCATGCAGTGGAAGTAGAAGGAGAATGGGTTGGAATTACAAAATTCCTACACACGAAATCGGAAGACCCACAGTGCTTTAATCAGAATTTAACCCCTTATACGGTTGAAGGACGAGAACTTTACTACAAGAATGCGAAAAAGAATCAGAGTCTTAACAGACTCCCACTCTATGACAAGAACGAAGACGTATTCCGAATAGCCAAACGAAACATGCTGAAATCCGATAAAAAGAATCTTAGAAAGTATAACTTTGAATTCTATATGAACAGGGAATATGCGTTCAACAGAGATAGAGGAAAATGTAAAGTATGTGCCGGCGATATTTTACCAGTGGAGCTACAATGCCACCATATCAGCCCTACCTTACCACTCGACGAAGTAAACAAAATTACTAATCTCGCTAGCCTCCACAAGAAATGTCATGAACTAGTACATGGCACTTCCGTGCCGGAGGACACAAAAATAGCGAAGAAAGTCGAGAAATACAGAGCGAAACTCATAGGTGACATTAGCTAA
- the ssb gene encoding single-stranded DNA-binding protein: protein MEITSKVYLFLSNGVAACTFTLAVNRTFTNASGEKEADFINCVTWRKQAENTANFLKKGSLAGVEGRIQTRSYEKDGQRVYVTEVVADSVQFLEPKSARSEQQGNQGGQQNQNSGYNQGNINRNQQNGNSTPAYSGGGYSSGGGQQEPFTVSDDDLPF from the coding sequence CTGGAGATTACTTCAAAAGTTTACCTATTCCTATCGAACGGCGTGGCAGCCTGTACATTCACACTTGCTGTTAACCGTACATTTACGAATGCCAGCGGTGAAAAAGAAGCGGATTTCATCAATTGTGTAACGTGGCGGAAACAGGCTGAAAACACGGCGAACTTTCTGAAAAAAGGAAGCCTTGCCGGTGTGGAAGGCCGCATTCAGACACGTTCTTACGAGAAGGATGGCCAACGCGTCTATGTGACAGAAGTTGTTGCGGACAGCGTTCAGTTCCTGGAACCGAAAAGTGCTCGAAGTGAGCAGCAAGGGAACCAAGGTGGCCAACAGAATCAAAACTCTGGTTACAATCAGGGCAATATAAACCGAAATCAGCAGAATGGGAATTCGACTCCTGCTTATTCCGGTGGCGGGTACAGCAGCGGCGGCGGACAGCAAGAACCGTTCACCGTCTCTGATGATGATTTGCCATTCTGA
- a CDS encoding DUF3846 domain-containing protein, with protein MEKENTHTFLGRKPGESGWIEVGLKDLSDMQAFVEGYIERIEIGCGIDLWVNDSFLAHAASDTLSLMIKREDAKLQTVYGNVFVATSNDEGDIVPLSKDQMKWFTFRFKEIKQLFSDPFLLITDIQSFRKVGELLWQ; from the coding sequence ATGGAAAAGGAAAACACACATACATTTTTGGGCCGCAAACCCGGAGAATCCGGCTGGATAGAAGTGGGACTGAAAGATTTGAGCGATATGCAGGCATTTGTTGAAGGGTACATCGAACGCATTGAAATCGGGTGCGGCATCGACCTTTGGGTAAATGACAGCTTTCTTGCTCATGCTGCTTCCGATACGCTTTCGCTGATGATCAAGCGAGAGGATGCAAAATTACAAACGGTCTACGGGAACGTCTTCGTGGCCACCAGCAATGATGAGGGAGATATCGTTCCCCTGTCGAAAGACCAGATGAAGTGGTTTACATTCCGCTTCAAAGAAATCAAGCAGTTGTTCAGTGATCCATTTCTGCTGATTACTGATATTCAGTCCTTCCGGAAAGTGGGGGAACTGTTATGGCAGTAA
- a CDS encoding DUF6094 domain-containing protein, whose translation MSQIGNKLRAGFFATPPRQGEYLRQLLQFPEETAALDPTCGEGLILKQLTENQTETVMTYGVELDKRRALTAAENLDRLVQAPIESMVISNDAFGFVFLNPPYDHTMKAYGDEKSERKEYTELVRGTRYLAPGGIMLYIIPSYRFSDRQIARFLATHFEDVALTRFTDEDYPDFRQCIFIGKKKESKTKRFDELLYQKFLDCNSEHFIETEVKPADQLIGEQTWTVPAVKPEVATFYTRIEQKEEFYSLIHNNKGFTAFKERTRPKSLSIGGDPIINIAQGQMALLLASGAVNGVLGEGERLHVVQGMEVVTQVVTEEKTEHSTITKSRTKREVSVKVITPKGIVKKLM comes from the coding sequence ATGTCTCAAATTGGGAATAAATTGCGCGCCGGCTTTTTTGCCACACCGCCGCGCCAGGGAGAATACTTACGGCAGTTGCTGCAGTTTCCGGAAGAAACAGCTGCGCTCGATCCCACTTGCGGAGAAGGGCTCATTTTAAAGCAGCTGACCGAAAATCAAACTGAAACCGTCATGACCTATGGGGTGGAACTGGATAAGCGACGGGCGCTGACAGCGGCCGAGAATCTGGATCGACTGGTGCAAGCGCCAATCGAATCCATGGTTATCTCCAATGATGCGTTTGGTTTCGTCTTTCTGAATCCACCGTATGACCACACGATGAAGGCTTACGGGGATGAGAAGTCGGAGCGGAAGGAATACACGGAACTGGTCCGCGGCACCCGTTATCTGGCGCCGGGCGGCATCATGTTGTACATCATTCCGTCTTACCGCTTCAGCGACAGACAGATTGCCCGCTTTCTTGCTACCCACTTTGAAGACGTGGCGCTGACACGATTCACCGATGAGGATTATCCGGATTTCCGGCAGTGTATTTTCATCGGGAAGAAAAAGGAATCGAAAACAAAGCGGTTCGATGAACTGCTCTATCAGAAATTCCTGGATTGTAACAGTGAACACTTCATTGAAACGGAAGTGAAACCGGCAGACCAACTGATCGGCGAGCAAACGTGGACGGTTCCAGCAGTGAAGCCGGAGGTTGCGACGTTCTACACAAGAATCGAGCAGAAAGAGGAGTTTTATTCGCTCATTCACAACAACAAAGGCTTTACCGCTTTTAAAGAGCGCACCCGGCCAAAAAGCTTGTCCATCGGCGGAGATCCGATCATCAATATTGCACAGGGTCAGATGGCCTTGCTGCTTGCTTCAGGCGCTGTAAATGGCGTCCTGGGCGAAGGTGAGCGGCTACATGTCGTGCAGGGCATGGAAGTGGTGACACAAGTGGTAACCGAAGAGAAAACGGAGCATTCCACCATTACGAAATCCCGTACGAAGCGAGAGGTGTCCGTAAAGGTCATTACGCCAAAAGGGATAGTCAAGAAACTGATGTAA
- a CDS encoding DUF3990 domain-containing protein encodes MATKTPLRVYEKYNDAFAEFVFNNRAEADKGLNHPCPLIYGVVCDSRPSILMEKYREGEISKEQAKEEILAGPVGARQLSIYRQSICDKLILEKVYSAIDGREMKLS; translated from the coding sequence TTGGCAACAAAAACGCCACTGAGAGTCTATGAGAAATATAATGATGCATTTGCAGAATTTGTTTTTAATAATCGAGCAGAAGCAGACAAAGGATTGAATCACCCTTGTCCACTAATCTACGGAGTCGTATGTGATAGCCGCCCATCTATCTTAATGGAGAAATACCGAGAGGGCGAAATATCGAAGGAACAAGCGAAAGAGGAGATTCTTGCTGGTCCTGTAGGAGCAAGACAACTCTCTATTTATCGACAATCTATTTGTGATAAACTGATATTAGAAAAGGTTTATTCGGCTATCGATGGAAGGGAGATGAAATTATCATGA